GCAGCGGGTCGGCGAATTGCTGCGAGAAACACGAATCGATGTGTCACTGGTCGGAATCGGCGAGAATGCTCACTTGGCCTTCAACGATCCGCCTGCGGATCTGACGACCCAGGAGCCGTATTTGCTGGTGGAATTGGACAAACGATGCCGCCAGCAACAAGTCGGCGAGGGATGGTTCCCCAGCATGGACGAAGTGCCAACGCACGCGATCAGCATGTCGGTGCAGCAGATCCTCAAATCCCGGGAGATTTTCTGCTCCGTGCCTGACGCACAGAAGGCCGAGGCCGTGGCGAGAACGCTTTCGTCGTTCAATGACCCGATGGTTCCCGCGTCGGCACTGCACACACATCCCAATGCGACCTTGATCATCGACATCGCCTCATCAGCGGAACTTGACCGCGACGTTCGAAATTCAATGGAGTCGGCAAGTTGAGCTCGCAGAGTTCAAAGACGGCTCGCTACGTCGATTTGCAGGTCAACGGCTACGCTGGAGTCGACTTCAATGCGGATTCGTTGAGCACCGAGCAAGTTCGCCAAGCATGCGATGCC
This genomic stretch from Rhodopirellula halodulae harbors:
- a CDS encoding glucosamine-6-phosphate deaminase; this encodes MLNKILAADRFEMGLWVGRNAAESIRKAQEEFGHANLVVATGASQFEVLASLAEQPGIDWSQVTGFHLDEYVGVSPDHPASFCRYLRERFVDKVTPGAFHYLRGDEDAKETMQRVGELLRETRIDVSLVGIGENAHLAFNDPPADLTTQEPYLLVELDKRCRQQQVGEGWFPSMDEVPTHAISMSVQQILKSREIFCSVPDAQKAEAVARTLSSFNDPMVPASALHTHPNATLIIDIASSAELDRDVRNSMESAS